AACTTAAACTGATACCCACTAGACATCTTATTTAGAATATTGAAAAGAATTTTTTGACATTATAATTACATTGTACGAACAGAAATCATACATATGCTGCATGAGAAAAAGATATGAAATTTCCCCCATTGTTCTCTCTATATTTTCTTTCGTGAATATTCATTTTCGTGCTAGTTTACATAGCCAACCAAGTTTGACAAATAGTTCTTGTTATAGTTCCCcttgttttaattttcattCCGTGCTTAACAACCCTATTGCAGAAACAATCACTGGATTTTGTGTATTGAAAAACGAATTCAGTTGCATATAAACTTATACAAATTAGATATCAAATTAAGTTTCTTTATTCTCCATCGACAATGATGTTGTTATGTATTTGTATATTTGTCATAAGCTTGGACGGAATGATAAAAACGTGAAAGAATGACAAAGTggtatttttctctctttatgcatatatattgatGAATAGTGTACCATTTTCATGTTCTTAACATTTTGTCCCTATATTTGgttattcatatatttatcatttttgacAACTGATTCTTCTATATACTATGAATCTATCACCTATTTAGCTATTCTACTATTCGCATGACATGTATACCAGGTAAGTAAACCCATAATATTTCATCTCATGAATGTTACAATGATCATCACTGGTAAAGGAAGCATCCTAGGTACTATTAAGTAAGCATCTTTTGTGAATTACACTTTCAGGATGGAGAAGACGATAGAAAGATATGGCAAGTTTAGTCCTGACTACTTTGTGTCAGGGAGGCCCCAAGAAGAACTATACTTGCTGgtttgttttctataaatatgtatACCTATTCTTGATTAGTCTCttctttaatttaataaaattgatgTATACTAAAATCTCGGCCTTTTTGGTTGTGCAGGAGCTTAAGAAGGAAATGGATATAATGGTAAAGAAGATTGATCTCCTTGAAGTTCATCAACGGTTCGTATCTCACTATTTCTACGGTTACATATTAAGCATTCTTTATGaagataatttgttttaatCCTGAAATCTACTGTTAATGCCGTTATGTATGAAGGAAGCTAATGGGGCAAGGTTTGGGTTCATGTTCACTGGCACAACTTCAAGGGTTGGATACTCAGATTGAGAAAAGCCTTCGAATTATCAGATCAAGAAAGGTACAATCCAAAAACACACACACGCCCACACAAATAGGAATAATAACTTCATTGGTTTGTTTTGGTATGTAGGCTGAGTTATATGCAGATCAACTATTGAAACTAAAAGAAAAGGTAGTTATTTTTCACTTAGTAAGTTTTGGGATCGTTTCTATATGTCATGCTATTTTTATTGATCTTTCTTTATCTGTTTCTAGGAGAGAGAACTCTTGGACCAGAGAAGAAGGTTACGTGAAGAGGTAAATACGTACATACACTCATCCCATGATACACATAAACGCACTTTACAcatgaaacatatatatatatcaacgcttAGCAAGAAGTTTAGCTACATAGAAAATTCATCGCATTTTGTAGACCTTCTACTTATGAGAAGAATCGTGGTTTACCTAAAAGAATAGTTGATTTGAGAACTATTCATGCACTGACTGTTTGTTTGGGATTGCTTTAACGTCCATCGTTAGTCGTAGACCTAAACACTCTCGTTTCAAACGGACGACTTGTGTTTGGCATTTGAATTTACAATCATTTAGCAAAATAGATTATGGAAATTAGAAAAGGTTTATTTATAAAGAAAGACagaatttatttctttaaaaaaagaaaaagaaaaacatagaaTTACCTTGTCGTGTAAACAGAAACAATAAAATGTTGCGTTAAAAAGCGAAATATGATTAATCTATATGATCTTCTTTATATCTAGAAGGGATTGAGCTTCATTAAGAGCTTTAGTTTCATTAAGTTTCCACTTTCCTATAAGTTAATCCTAACTCCGCTTAGTACAATAGTACTATCGCATAAGTTGCTCTAAAGTTATGTGaggatttttgttttctattgtgagGATATATTAACACTGTTCGTTTCCGGAATTCGTTGCGTCAACGAAGaacgataaaaaatgtaaaaaaaatttaatgacaGTTCAGCAACTAATTAAATTAGAGAGTTAGAAAAGGCAATCATTGAACGCTGCGTCATAGGCTTGGGCATCCGgatcttcgggtcgggttcgggtcgggtattatCGGATCCGGGTCATTCGGGTCCTAGCAATTTAGACCCATATAGGTACCTATAACGTTTCAGGTCGGTTCCGGGTCGGGTCttgtcgggtccgggtcggttcgggtctataattttaatacccgtaaaatacctaaaatttttgggtatatttcggatccgggtcggttcgggtatttaggaccTGAAGTACCCGAATTGGACccgaaaactctaaaaatacccgaaaaaccgcaaaaatacccaaaaatttatccaaaatcagacccgaaaacccaaaacataCCCAAATTTTACCCGAATacccaaattatattttctaaaaatctaaaatttcacaaaaaaacctacaattatacccgtaaatccaaacccgaaacttttaaaaaaatctgaaataccaaaaatatactcaatcacccaaatatacctagtatatacaattatttgcgggtacttcgggtacccgaacgtGTCTCGGGTAGGACCCGGATCCGAACCGAGACCCGCgagtccaaaaaaaaagacccaataggtacttagcatggacccggacccggacccgaacctctatttttgggtcggttccggttcgggtcttcggatccgggtaaaatgcccagACCTACTGCATCACGTCTCGTATGAGGTGGGAGACACTGTTATTTGCAACGgcaataaaattatagaaaagaGGAGCAATGGAAGTCGCCGACGGCAACTACACAACAACACACCGTTAAAATTTCTCTCACCTGTTTGTTAATTACCGGTCACCGCCGCTGACGCTGCGTCAAAACGAACAGGCTAATTCTATACAAACACTAATTTGAGATCGCTCATAATATATAGTCAACTCTCTTAGAATTAGATTGTATTACAAAGGcttattatttgtttggtttttaaattaataaaacaataaacacaATAAacatagtaacatatatatatatatatatatgtgtgtgtgtgtgtgtaaatgtgtatatatatatatgtcgttTCATTTTTTCAAGTCATATTTCATACTGTTATGAAAATAACTTTATACTTGGTATTTCAGGAAATCAGAGAAACCCTGGTACGGCCAATGCTGCCAGTAACCTTACACACTGGGAAAGATGAAACCGGAAGTGCCTGCAGAATGTCCAAACATTCATCAGAAGTCGAGACCGATCTATTTATTGGATTTCCCGTTACTCGACTATAATACATTTCAGACATTCCTTTAGTCTGCTCATAGTAAGAAATTTTTTTGCTGATAGTCTTATAACTTTGATTCGATGTTTGTACTAATAATTAGCTTATAATTTTCTTTGCGTTTTGGCCATCTCTTGTGTGTAAACTGGAAATAATTTGACATGTATAAGTTGTCACTTAAATTTTTCCTTTTGGAATTATTGTGACATTTTTTTCTGGAAAAATTGCTCGCCCCACAAACAGTAAGACCATGTTCAATAATCTCGCCGTTGGTTTTTTATAGGTGTCTGGTTTGgcgttattttattttattttatctttttcagtTTGGCGTTGTTTAGCTCAAACATTTGAGTATATGAACCTTCACGTTCTCAAGAGGCCAAATTAGACAACTAAAATAAGCAAAAGGACAGCTAAATAGATCTGTCTTGGATTTGCGGGAAAGTGGAAAATCCAggtggatatatatatatatatatttatacacgTATTGTTCTACGATGATATTGTCCCGACTCCCGCTATTCCGCTAATCGCTGGGAAAGTACTCTAATCGCTGTTCGTTTTCCCCTTTTACATTAGGCAAAACCAGAGTTTCAACTCTTTTAAGTTAAAActagatatattttttgttttacatctttttagattttttcaattggtaatttaaatataggtctaatggcataaagcataataaataatattctaaataatgataaagataaaaaaaataatagttagaCCATACTTTTATCAATTGGTCACActgctattttaatagaatagatgatatGCGTTTCTAAATCGTGAAAGTGATTAATAtaagattttaatttaataaaaatcgatttggttctaaaatttatgaaatttatagaataatttgttcttttcataataatttaaaataagttaaaaaatttatttttttgatataattGTATATTGTTACCGAATTTCAAcccatttaatatatataatattttcaggtgttttatttttataaagttcaaaatatatttgtgaAATTTTGGGAGTGGATGaagtttttatataatttttattattttgtatttatagtaaatataaaattatagatgTAATActaattagtttaatttttaatttttaatctatTCTATAAATTTACGTGAGATTACTGTATGGTTATTATTTGgtctatattaaattaatacttatagaatatatatatatatataataaatcaattttatttctcattttaaatgaaaattaatataatttagtattttaataatatatgaatttatttaattatttacaaaaaatatagagtaaaaatattttataagtttttctacaataaaaatatacatatttataatttataaaaataatgatttataatttCATCATTGTTAAATATTTTGCATGATATCTTATTGGTTATGTTGTCCATTCTGATTGATATAacctatttattttttctatcaaTGACAAATTCCATATCCGTTTATTTGGAACTAAAATTCTTACGCTTTTTTCTTGTAGCAaagttttttgataaaagcGACATCTCTTTCGTTTTCACCTTCTCTTCAGTAAATTATGAAATCATTGATGCATACGTGATCACTTGGTACACCAAGAACAAATAGAAATTTATGTACCTTGTAATATGAATTATGCAAAAGATTATCCTTAGATAGAATATTTCCCCACAAAATCAGTGATCGTATCCACATATTCTTCTGCAATGTTTGTTTAAATGCGTCTAACATATCAAAcagttatttgat
The window above is part of the Brassica napus cultivar Da-Ae chromosome C3, Da-Ae, whole genome shotgun sequence genome. Proteins encoded here:
- the LOC111212085 gene encoding MADS-box protein AGL71-like isoform X2 yields the protein MVRGKIEIKKIENRTSRQITFSKRRNGLFKKAHELSVLCDAQVAAIVFSQSGRLYEFSSSEMEKTIERYGKFSPDYFVSGRPQEELYLLELKKEMDIMVKKIDLLEVHQRKLMGQGLGSCSLAQLQGLDTQIEKSLRIIRSRKERELLDQRRRLREEEIRETLVRPMLPVTLHTGKDETGSACRMSKHSSEVETDLFIGFPVTRL
- the LOC111212085 gene encoding MADS-box protein AGL71-like isoform X1 → MVRGKIEIKKIENRTSRQITFSKRRNGLFKKAHELSVLCDAQVAAIVFSQSGRLYEFSSSEMEKTIERYGKFSPDYFVSGRPQEELYLLELKKEMDIMVKKIDLLEVHQRKLMGQGLGSCSLAQLQGLDTQIEKSLRIIRSRKAELYADQLLKLKEKERELLDQRRRLREEEIRETLVRPMLPVTLHTGKDETGSACRMSKHSSEVETDLFIGFPVTRL